GTCGGGGCCTCGCGGCGCAGAAGGGCGCGCATCACCGGGCGGCGGACGGCCCAGCTGTTGGGTTCGACCGCGCCGGCGAAGCGCAGATTGAAGGTCATGGCGTCGAGCCGGCGGCCCACCGGGCGGGCGGCGGAGGCGGGCATCGTGGCCATCAGGGGCAAGGTGAGCGCGGTGGCCACCAGGGTTCTCAGTCCCATGCGACGCGTCATCCTGTCGGTGTCCGGCATGTGAATCCCCTCCCGACGGATCAGGATGAAGGGGGGAACCGGTGTGCGAAAGAGGGCGTGGTGAGGCCGGGGTGCCGGAAGGGGCGCGGCGGCTCACGCTGTGGACGGGGTGTTGACCTGCGGGAAGATCCACGGATAACTTCGCTCTACGGATTGTTGATTCCGTAGTGCGGAAAACAGGAGGGTGTGGCATGGGTCAGCAGGAGCAGGTGGCGACGAGCCTCGCGGGCGCCGTCAGCGAGGAGATCAGCGCCTCCCTCGCGCCGGTCGACGCCGAGCTGGAGCGCCGCTACCCCGGTGACCCGGGCACCCGCCAGCCCGTCCACACCGTCTACGTCCCCGGCAACCTCTTCGCCGCCGACACCCTCCGCTCCTGGGGCGACCAGGCCCTCGCGGCCCTCGATGAACACGCCCCGGACGCCGCGTCCTTCGCCGCCGTGCTCGGGCTGCCCGACGACCTCGCCGAGCCGGTCCACGCGCGCGTGCGCGCCAAACTGGAGCGCGAGCCGATCGAGGACCTGCGGGTCGACTTCGAGGACGGCTACAAGGGTTCCGACGAGGACCAGGACGCCGCCCGCGCGGCCCGTCTCGTCGCGGACGCGTACAAGAACGGCACGGCCGCCCCCTACATGGGCATCCGCATGAAGTGCATGGAGTCCCCGGTCCGCGACCGCGGCATCCGCACCCTCGACATCTTCCTCACCGGCCTGATGGAGGCCGGCGGCCTGCCCGACGGGCTGGTCCTCACGCTGCCCAAGGTGACCTATCCCGAGCAGGTCACCGCGATGGTCCGGCTCCTGGAGCAGTTCGAGAAGGCCCGCGGGCTCACCTCCGGCCGGATCGGCTTCGAGATCCAGATCGAGACCAGCCAGTCCATCCTCGCCGCCGACGGCACCGCCACCGTCGCCCGCATGATCGACGCCGCCGAGGGCCGCGCGACCGGCCTGCACTACGGCACCTTCGACTACAGCGCCTGCCTCGGCGTCTCCGCCGCCTACCAGGCCAGCGACCACCCGGCCGCCGACCACGCCAAGGCGATCATGCAGGTCGCCGCCGCGGGCACCGGCGTACGGGTCTCGGACGGCTCCACCAACGTCCTGCCGGTCGGCACCACCGAGAACGTCCACGAGGCCTGGAAGCTGCACTACGGCCTCACCCGCCGCGCCCTGGCCCGCGCCTACTATCAGGGCTGGGACATGCACCCCGGGCACCTCCCCACCCGGTACGCGGCCGTGTTCGCCTTCTACCGCGAGGGCTTCGAGGCCGCCGCCAAGCGCCTCGCCGCCTACGCCAACCACGTCGACGGCGCTGTCATGGACGAGCCCGCCACCGCCAAGGCCCTCGCCGGGTACCTCCTGCGCGGCCTGGACTGCGGCGCCCTCGACTCCGGCGAGGTCGGCCGCCTCACCGGGCTGACCCTGGCGCGCCTCCAGTCGTACGCCGGCCCGCGCCGCGCGGACCTGACGGCCTCGGCCAAGTAGCACCCCGGCGACCTCGACGAGGGCTGTCACAGCCGCCCCGTACCCTGGACGCGACTTGCACATGCGCACGGAGGAACGGGGCGGCGGTGTCTTCGGGGGACGACGGACAGACGGAGGAGACCGGCAGGCTGCTGGCCGGGCGCTATCGCGTCGTGGCGCAGCTCGGGCGCGGCGGCATGGGCGTGGTCTGGCGGGCGGTGGACGAGGTCCTCGGCCGTGAGGTCGCCGTCAAGGAACTGCGCACCTACACCGATGCCGACGGGCCGGAACTGGCCGATCTGCGGCTGCGCATGCAGCGCGAGGCCCGCGCGGCGGCCCGGGTGCGCCATCCCGGGGTGATCGCCGTGCACGACGTGGCGGAGGTCGACGGACGCCCCCTGATCGTCATGGAGCTGGTCGACGGGCCGTCCCTGGACGACGTCCTGCGCGACCGCGGCACCCTCGATGCCCGCGAGGCCGCCGGCATCGGCGCCAAGGTCATGGACGCCCTCGCCGCCGCCCACCGCGCGGGTGTCCTGCACCGGGACGTGAAGCCCGGCAACATCCTGCTCGACCGCTCGGGCCGCGTGGTCCTCACCGACTTCGGCATCGCCACGATGGACGACCCGGGTGACGGCTCGGCCACGCATCTGACCCGCAGCGGCGAACTCGTCGGCTCCCTGGACTACTTGGCACCCGAACGCGCCCAGGGCGCCGATCCCGGCCCCGCCTCGGACGTCTGGGCCCTGGGCGCCACCTTGTACGCGGCCGTGGAGGGCTCCTCGCCCTTCCGGCGTACGTCGACTTTCTCCACCCTCACCGCCATCGTCACCGAGCCCCTGCCGGACCCCACGCGCGCGGGGGCGCTCGGGCCGGTGCTCCAGCGGCTCCTGGACAAGCGCCCGCAGGGGCGCCCGGAGGCGGAGGAGGGGCGGGAACTGCTCCAGGCGGTCGCGGACTCCCCGGCAGGCGATTCCCCCACGACCAGGCTGCGGGGTACGGCGGTGGCGGCGCCCGTGGCGACGGAGCACAGCGTGCCTTCGGTACCGCCGGGGTTCGGCCCGCCTCCGGCACCGGAGGCACCGGTGGTCACCGGCCCCGTGGACGTCCCCCGCCCCGCCCGCGGCAGGCGCCGCGTCCTGCTCGTCGCCGCGGCCGTCACCGTCGTACTCGCGTCGGCCGGGGTGACGGTGGCGCTCCTGAACGACTCGGGTGACACGGACACCGACGCGCGATCCGCGTCCTCCGCCACCGACGCCGAGGCCACGTCGGCGGCGCGCGGTCGTGGGGACGCCGTACGCACCGACGAGCCCACCCCCACCGGGAAGGGTGACCGGAAGACCCCGACGGCGACCCCGTCGCCGAGCCGGACGGCCGCCGACGGCAAGCCCACCGAGCGGGCCACCACGCCTGCCCCGACCAGGACTTCGGGCGGCGGTGCCCCCACCTCCGGCGGCGGTTCCGGCGACGGCGGCACCGGCTCCGGTTCCGGTTCCGGTTCCGGTTCCGGCGAGACGACCCCCGCCGCGTCCTGCGTCTCCACAGGCGGCGGCAAGTACAACTGCCAGGTCTGGAAGACCGCCGACTCCTACACCGCCTCCGGCACCAAGGCCGGCATCCTCAACGCGGGCACCAACTACTTCTACTGCCAGCAGAATCTGGGCCGCCGCGAGACCTACGGCGAGTGGACCAACGTCTGGTGGGCGAAGACGGACGACGACAGCGGCAATGCCGGCGTCTTCGTCAGCGACGTCTACCTCAGGGGCGGCGACAACGACGAGCCGGTGCCGGGGCTGCCCGTCTGCTGATCCTCGGTGTACCGCTCCAGGCCGGAGTCGGTCACCAGCTTCTCCCTCCTGAAGAGCCGCGTGCCCGCCTGGCACAGGTCCCGGTCGGCGCGCGCCCGGGCGCAGAACTCCTCGGGCGTGACACCGAAAAGTTCCCTCAACCGGGCCGACCCGACGAGGAGTTCGGTGAGCAGCGGCCGCTGGCCCGGATGGCCGCGCGGGGCGCCGGTGCCGTCGTGCAGGACGCCGTGCGTGTTGACGTACACATACGCGCCCGCGAGCGTGGTGCCGTCCGCGAGTTCGTACCGCACCTCGGGGGCGGGCAGCCAGGCCCGCCGGTAGTTGCCGGCCGCCAGATGCGCTCCCTCGCTCGCGTCGACGACCGCCAGCTGCTCGGCGTCGAGCCAGGTGACGAACAACTCCCGTACCGTTCCCGGCGCTTCGACCGGGGAGGCGGACACATAGCCCAGGCGGCTGACGTGCGCGGAGACGCCGATGTCGATGCCCGTGACGCGGGTGCGCACCATCGGGATCGGGGAGAGGATCCCGTACTCGGCCATCTTGTGCCGCAGTTGGGCCGGGCTGGCGTTGGAGCCGACGGCGAGGACGGGGACGCGGTCGTTGTGCACCAGGCGGTCGAGGGGCAACAGCCGGTCACCGTCGAGGAGTCCGGAGTCCGAGGGCCACGCGCCCGGGTAGAGCAGCGGGTGGTCGCGCGGCGCCTCGGCCAGCCCCAGTGCCTCCAACGTGCGGTCGCTCAAGGGCACTGCCTTCCTGTTCGCCGGTCCGGTCTCTCAGTCCGCCGGCGGCAGCTCGCCCGAGCCGCGGGTGATCAGCCGGGTCGGCAGCTCGATCCGCTCGGGGGTGATCAGCGTGCCGTCCAGCTGCCGGAACAGCCGCTCCGCGGCGGTCCGGCCGAGGGCGGCGGCGTCCTGGGCGACGACGGTGACGCCCGGCTGGAGGAGATCGGCGAGCTCGATGTCGTCGAAGCCGACCAGGGCGACCCGGCGCGACTGCTCGGCGAGCACCCTGACCACGGTCACCGTCACCCGGTTGTTGCCCGCGAAGACCGCGGTCACCGGATCAGGACCGGACAGCATCTCCTCGGCGGCCCGGCGCACCCGCACCGGGTCGGTGACCCCGAGGGACATCCACTTCTCCTCGACCGGTATCCCGGCGTCCTCCATGGCCGCCCGGTAGCCGCGCAGACGCTCGGCGGCGGTGTGGATGCGGGGCATGTCGCCGATGAAGCCGATCCGTCGGTGGCCGTGCGCGATGAGGTGGGCGACTCCGTCGCGAGCCCCGCCGAAGTTGTCGGACAGGACCACGTCGGCGTCGATCTGGCCGGCTGGACGGTCCACGAACACCGTGGCCACGCCCGCCTTCAACTCCGGCTCCAGATAGCGGTGGTCGTCGCCGGCCGGGATGACCACCAGGCCGTCCACCCGGCGGGCGCAGAGCGCCAGTACCAACTCCTGCTCGCGGTCCGGGTCCTCCGCGCTGGAGCCGTTGATCAGCAGGGCGCCGTTGGCGCGGGCCACCTCCTCGACCGCGCGGCTGAGCGGGCCGTAGAACGGGTCCGCGAGATCTTCAAGTACCAGACCGATGCTGGCGGTTCGGCCCTTGCGCAGCACGCGCGCGCTGTCGTTGCGCCGGAAGCCGAGCGCGTCGATGGCCTCCTGGACCCGGCGCTCGGTCTCCGGGGTGACCCCGGGCTCGCTGTTGACCACGCGCGACACCGTCTTGAGGCCCACTCCGGCACGTGCGGCCACGTCCTTCATCGTCGGACGGTTGCCGTAACGCGTGGCGGCGACTCGGTCTGCACGGCGGGTGGTCTCGGGCACGATGGGGCGTCCTGTCCTGTCGTCCACGGGGAGGGGTGCGGCGTCCATGATTTTGTATGAGGATGTGGCGTCGAGCATAGAGCCTGGACAACGTTGTCAGATGCGGGGGACACTGTCCACCACAATTGCCGTCTCCGTGCCCCCACCCCGGAACGGCCCGACCTTTCTCATGGTTGACGGGGAGATCTGACACTGATGCACACCGACCTCGTGGCAGCGCTCGACATCGGCGGCACCAAGATCGCCGGCGCGCTGGTCGACGACCGCGGCCACATCCTGGTCCGCGCGCAGCGCGCCACGCCCGCCCGGGAGGACGGGGAGACCGTCATGCGGGCCGTCGAGGAGGTGCTCGGCGAACTCACCGTGTCGCCGCTGTGGGGACGCGCCTTTGCTCTCGGTATCGGCAGCGCGGGCCCCGTGGACGCCTCCGCGGGCACCGTGAGCCCGGTGAACGTGCCCGGCTGGCGCGACTATCCGCTGGTCCGGCGGGTCCGGGAGGCGACGGGCGGACTGCCGGTCGAACTGATCGGCGACGGCGTGGCCATCACGGCGGCCGAGCACTGGCAGGGCGCCGCGCGCGGACACGACAACGCGCTGTGCATGGTGGTGTCGACGGGCGTCGGCGGCGGCCTGGTCCTGGGCGGCCGGCTGCACCCGGGCCCCACCGGAAACGCGGGCCACATCGGCCACATCAGCGTGGACATGGACGGCGACCCCTGCGCGTGCGGCTCGCGCGGCTGTGTGGAGCGCATCGCCAGCGGTCCCAACATCGCGCGCCGGGCATACGAGAACGGCTGGCGGCCCGGACCGGACGGTGACACCTCCGCCGCCGCGGTGGCCGCCGCGGCGGGGACCGGCGATCCGATCGCCGTGGCCTCCTTCGAGCGGGCCGCACAGGCACTTGCCGCCGGGATCGCCGCCACGGCCACCCTCGTCGAGATCGACATCGCCGTGATCGGCGGCGGCGTGGGCAAGGCGGGCGAGGTGCTCCTCACCCCGCTCCGCAAGGCCCTGACCGACTACGCCACCCTCTCCTTCGTCCAGCGCCTGGCGGTCGTGCCGGCCCAGATGGGCACGGACGCGGGGCTGGTGGGGGCGGCCGCGGCGGCGCTCGCGAAGAGGGCGGACAAGGCGACGGACAAGGCGGCGGTCTGAGACGGTCCCGCAGGAACGTTCACGCTGGAGGCGGCCGGGCCCGCCGGCCGGCGCACCCGGCCGCCGGCGGACTTCAGCAGCTCAACCGCGCGTCCGCCCAGTCCGCGTGGTCCGAGTCGAGGCCGTCGCCGCCGTCGGTGACGACGAGCCGGACCACCTGGGCGCCGGTGACGTCCGCGGTGAGCGGCTGGGCCGGCATCGCGTTGGTGAGGACCCCGGTCGAGGCGACCTTGGTGCCGTCCGCCCAGATCTCGAAGGCGACCGTCCCGGCGGCGCCCTTCTCGTCGTCGACGCCGACGTCCGCGGTGACCGTCTCGCATGCCTTGCCCGTGTAGTACTCGACGATGCTCTGGGCGTGCACACCGAGGCCCTTGGCGTACACCACGCCGCCGATGGTGATCGGATGCCCGTCGCCCGCGGCGTTCTCCCCGTTGCTGGTGTTGCGCTCCACCGGCCCCCATCCGCTGAGGGCCGACAGCCACGGAAGGTCACCGAGTTCGGAGGTCCCCGAGGGCGGCGGCACCACCACGGAGATCCCCACGGTCAGGGCCGTGGCGACGCGGACGCCGGCCGGTGAGCGGTAACTCACCTTGAGCGTCAGGTCGTACGACCCCGCAGGCGTTCCGGCCGGGGCGGTCACCGTCCATCCGGTGCGCAGGGAACGGCTCGTCGGCAGGACGGCCGCCGTGGTCGCCGAGGTGGCGCGCGCGGACCAGCCCGCGGGGCCGGTGAGCGCGACGGAGACCTGCCGGGCCGGGGTGCGGCCCAGGTCGGTGACCGTGCTCGTCAGCGTGGCCGGGGCGCCGGCCTCGATCAACTGGCTGCCCTCCAGACCGAGTTCCACGGCCGGCGGGTGCTTGGACCACGCGGAGTCGGCGGAGACCCGTACGAGGACCGTGCCGTGTGCCGGGACGGTCGCCGCGATGGTGCCGGCGGTGTTGTAACTCCGGTGCTGCCACAGATCGCGCAGCGTGTAGGCGTCGGCGGTGGGCAGGCCGACGGCGGCGGCGGTCGTGGCGACGCGCTGTGCGGTGTTGGACTCGTTGAACAGGGCCACCGCGCGGCTGCCGTCCCGCAGTTGCTTGGCGACGACCCACCGGCCGCCCTCCGAGGTGACGACGGTGCCCTGCTTGCCGAGCGGGTCCTGGTCGACCGCGACGACCTCCTTGTTGCCGAGGATCTCGTAGGTCGCGTCGCTCGCGTGGCGCAGGTCGGAGCCGATGAGGAGCGGCGCGGCCATGATCGACCACAGGGAGAAGTGGGAGCGGTACTCGGTGTCCGTCATGCCGCCGTTGCCGACCTCCAGCATGTCCGGGTCGTTCCAGTGCCCGGGGCCGGCGTGTGCGGCGAGCGGCAGGTTCTGCCTCAGGATCGAGAGCATCGAGCCCCAGTTGTCGCTGATGTCGCCGGTCGTGCGCCACAGGTGGCCCACGTCGGACGCCCACTCCCAGGGTTTGTTCTCGCCCCACTCGCAGATGCTGTAGACGATGGACCGGCCGGTTGCTCGCAGGGCGTCGCGCATGGTCGTGTAACGCGTCTTTGCGTCCACGCCCTGGTTGTTGCAGTTGTCGTACTTGAGATAGTCCACACCCCAGTCCGCGAACTGTTGGGCGTCGCTGTACTCATGGCCCAGCGCCCCGGGAAATCCCGCGGTGTTGCACGTCTTGGTGCCCGCGCTCGTGTAGATGCCGAACTTCAGGCCCTTGGAGTGGACGTAGTCCGCGACCGCCTTGATCCCGTTCGGGAAGCGGACGGGGTCCGGCACGAGCTTGCCGTCCGCGTCCCGGTCGGGCAGGGCCCAGCAGTCGTCGAGGTTGACGTACTGATACCCGACGTCCTTGAGGCCCTTGTCCACGAAGATGTCCGCGATCGACTTGACCATGGCCTCGTTGAACTCGGCACGGCAGTGCGTGGAGTTCCAGTTGTTGAAGCCCATGGGCGGGGTGAGGGCGAGACCGTCGTCCAGGGCGGGCGCGGCGGCCCGCGCCGTGGGTGCGGCGAGCCCTGCGGCGGCGAGCAGTGCGGCGGTGAGTGCTCCAACCACTTGGCTACGGATTGTGCGGGTGTGAAGGTGACGCATCGTTACGTTCCTCCGTACCGGCGAAAGATGGGATGACTACATGTACGCGCCACAGTGTGATCTCGGTAGACCCCCTGTCACGCCGGACTGCCGAAGTCTGGATTTTGAACGTGTTCAACTCTGTGCGTTAGGCTCCCCCATAAGAAGGGGGAGTCTGATGAAGTTCGTGATCCCCGGGGGAACCGGGCAGGTGGGAACCGTCCTCGGCCGTGCTCTGCGCGCGTCGGGGCATGACGTGGTCGTGCTGACCAGGCGGCCGACCCAGGACCATGAGGTGCACTGGGACGGGGAGTCACTGGGGCCCTGGGCCCGGACGATCGACGGCAGCGACGTGGTGATCAATCTGGCCGGGCGCAGCGTCAACTGTCGCTACACCCCGGCCAACCTGAGGGCCATGATGGACTCGCGCGTCGACTCCGCCAGAGTCGTCGGAGAGGCGATCGCGTCCGCCGTACGGCCGCCGCGCGTCTGGCTGCAGATGAGCACGGCCACCGTCTACGCCCATCGTTTCGACGCGCCCCACGACGAGGCGACCGGAGTGATCGGCGGTTCCGAGCCCGACGTGCCGGACTACTGGGCCTACAGCGTCGAGATCGCGAAGCGGTGGGAGCAGGCCCAGGACGAGGCCGACACTCCGCGGACCCGGAAGGTCGCCCTGCGCTCCGCCATGGTGATGAGCCCGGACCGCGGCGGGGTCTTCGACGTGCTGCTCAGGATGGTGCGGCTCGGCCTCGGCGGCCCCGTGGCGGGCGGCGCGCAATACGTCTCCTGGATCCACGAGCACGACTTCGTCCAGGCGATCGAGTTCCTGACCGCCCGCGACGACATCGCCGGACCCGTGAACCTCGCCGCCCCCGGGCCGCTGCCGCACCGCGCGTTCATGCGGGAGTTGCGGGCCGCCTGGGGCATGCCCGTCGGGCTGCCCGCCGCCAAGTGGATGGCCGAGATCGGTGCGTTCGTGCTGCGCTCGGACACCGAACTGCTGCTGAAGAGCCGCCGGGTGGTACCGGGCCGCCTGCTGGAGGCGGGGTTCGCCTTCGATCACCCGCAATGGTCCGACGCCGCCCGTGACCTGGTGCGGCGCGCCCGTGCCGGAGCCGGCCGGGTGCCCACGCGGGCGCGGGCGTGACCCTCGTGCCGTTTCGCAGTTGAACCGGGCATGAAGAAGCGCACCATGGCTGCCATCGCCTCCCTGGCCACCGGTTTCGTCGTCGCCGCGATCACCCCGTCCCACGCCGTCGGCGAGAACCTCACCGACCTCGACGTCGACAAGACCCTCAGCACCCTCGACCACACCATCGCCAGCGACAGCCTGGCCGTCGACAAGAACGCCCTCGGCCAGAACGACTGACAAGAGCTGACGAGAGCTGGACCACGGTGCCGGTGCCCCTCGCCGCAGGGGGGCGCCGGCACCGTCGTACGTGGGCCCTCAACTGGGGCTGGTTTCCGTGGCAGGGTGGAGCGGGCAAGCCTCAGGGGGCCAACAGAAGAGGGGGAACCGTGACCGTCGTTTGGATCAACGGCGCGTTCGGTGCGGGGAAGACCACCGCCGCACGGGAACTGATCGAACTGCTCCCGAACAGCACACTCTTCGACCCCGAGGTCATCGGCGGAGCGCTCCCGCACCTGCTCCCGCCCAAACACCTCGCCGAGGTCGGCGACTTCCAGGACCTGCCGATCTGGCGCCGCCTCGTGATCGACACGGCGGCAGCCATGCTCGCCGAGCTCGGCGGGACCCTCGTGGTCCCCATGACCCTGCTGCGCCAGGAGTACCGCGACGAGATCTTCGGCGGCCTCGCGGCCCGCCGCATCAGTGTCCAACACCTCCTCCTCGCCCCGGCGGAAACGATCCTGCGCGAGCGAATAGCCGGGCGGGAGATCCCGCCCGACCTCCCGGACGGCGAGATACGGGTACGGCAGTGGTCGTACGACCACATCGAGCCGTACCGCGCCGCCCTCGCCTCCTGGCTCACCGCCGACGCCCATCTCGTCGACAACAGCGCCCTCACCCCCTACGAGACGGCTGCCCGGATCGCCGAGGCGGTCGGATCCGGCACCATGCCCGTCTGCGACATCGTGCAGACCCCCGAGCCGACCGCCGAGACGGTCGCCGCCGGCGTCCTCCTCTTCGACGAGCGGGACCGGGTGCTGCTCGTCGACCCCACCTACAAGGCCGGCTGGGAGTTTCCCGGCGGAGTCGTCGAACCCGGCGAGGCTCCCGCGCGCGCGGGCATGCGCGAGGTCACCGAGGAGACCGGGATCGAGCTGGACGACGTACCGCGCCTGCTGGTCGTCGACTGGGAACAGCCCGCGCCACCCGGATACGGCGGTCTGCGCCTCCTCTTCGACGGCGGCCGGCTCGATGCGGCCGAGGCCGGACGGTTGCTGCTGCCGGGGCCCGAACTGCGCGCATGGCGTTTCGTCAGCGAGGAGGAGGCCGCCGATCTGCTGCCTCCCGTCCGCTACGAGCGGCTGCGGTGGGCGCTGCGGGCGCGGGAACGCGGGGCGGCGCTGTACCTGGAGGCCGGTGTTCCGGTGGGTTAGGCGCTCGCCAGTCTCAGTTCGTCCGTCGGATACGGGGTCGTCCTGCTCTCCCACTGGAACCGGCGGTCGAAGTCACCCATCAAGGACGCTACGCGCGCGTGCCGGACGAGGATGCTCGCCGCGGCCCGGGGGATGCCCCTGGGCCGCATGCCCTCGGCACAGGCCTCGATGAACGACCGCCGGTCGTCCGGACCGTAGCCGTGCAGCGCGACGGTGAGCCAGTTCACCAGGTAGCTCGCCGTGTAGGCGCGGTCGTAGTGACGGTGCCGCGCGAAGAAGTCGCGCTCCTGCGGGGCCAGTTGGAAGCGGGCGGAGAGGGAGAGGCCGTAGTCGGCGAGGTAGAGCTGCCGGCCGTCGGTGAGGATGTTCTTGAAGTGGGCGTCGAAATGCAGGAGTTCGCGCGCGTGGAGGAAGTCGGTGACGGACCGCAGGCCCCGCTCCACGAGGGAGCAGGCGCGGTCGGCGTGACTGGTGCGCAACTGGGCGTCGAACCAGTCGTGCAGGGTGTACGGCACGTACTCCAGGAAGAGCGTCAGACTCGCGGACGCCGTCCGCAGCCCTTCGACGCGCTCGCGCACGCCCGGACCCCAGTACGCCACCGTCCGCTCCACATCGGCCAGTTCGGCCGGAAGCGGCTGGGGCGAGTCGGGCAGCACCCGCCAGTGGTGCAGCAGCGGGAACCCGGTGTACTTGCCGGACAGCACCCAGTCGGTCGTCATCGTGTGCACGGCCAGCTCACGCCACGCCCCGAAGCCCGGGGCTCCGACCGTTCCGATGCCGTAGTGGCAGTAGGTCGGCATGGCGAAGACGTTCGCCGTGGACCGCACATGGTTCGGGTGCCGCTCGATGTCGGTGAGCGGCACCCGTTTCACGAACACCGGTCTGCCGGCCACCTCGACGAGCGTGGCCCGGCCGCCGATTCCGGTGCCCAATGGCCGCCCCGACTCCACGAGGCCGGTGAGGTCGTGGTCGTCGAGGCGGGCCAGGGACAGGCCGATGTCGGAATGCGCGGTCAAGCGGTTCACATCGCCGCGTAGTTGCGCAGGAACAGGGCCTCCGCCACCGACAGCCGCTCCAACTCCTCAGGAGAGACGCTCTCGTTGACCGCATGGATCTGCGCCTCCGGCTCGCTCAGGCCGATCAGGAGGATCTCCGCGCCCGGGTAGAGCGCGGCGAGGGTGTTGCACAGCGGGATGGAGCCGCCCTGGCCGGCGTACTGCATCTCCTGACCCGGGTACGCCACCGACATCGCCTCGGCCATCGCCGTGTACGCCGGGCTGGTCGGGTCGGCGCTGAAGGGCTGGCCCTGGCCGACCTGCTCGGTGCGCACCCGGGCGCCCCACGGCGTACGCGTCTCCAGATGCGCCTGGAGCAGCTTCGTCGCCTCGGCGGCGTCCGTGCCCGGCGGCACCCGCAGGCTCACCAGCGCCCTGGCGCCCGCCTGCACGGACGGGGTGGCGCCGACGACCGGCGGGCAGTCGATGCCGAGGACCGTCACGGCCGGGCGCGCCCAGATACGGTCGGCGACCGTGCCGGAGCCGATCAGCTCCACTCCGTCCAGCACCTTCGCGTCCTGCCGGAACTGCTCCTCGTCGTACTGCAAACCGTCCCACGCCGTCTCGGGGGCGAGCCCGTCGACCGTCGTCGAACCGTCCTCCGCCCGCAGCGAGTCCAGTACGCGGATCAGCGCGGCCAGCGCGTCGGGCGCCGCGCCGCCGAACTGGCCGGAGTGCAGGTTGCCCGCGAGGGTGTCTACCTGGACGCGGACCAGGGTCATGCCGCGCAGGGTGGTCGTCACCGTCGGCAGGCCGACGCGGAAGTTGCCCGCGTCCCCGATCACGATGGTGTCGGCCTCCAGCAGGTCCGGGTGTGCCTCGGCGTACCGCTCCAGACCGCCCGTGCCCATCTCCTCCGAGCCCTCGGCGATCACCTTGACGTGCACCGGCACGCCGCCGTTCGCCTTCAGGGCGCGCAGGGCCAGTAGGTGCATGATCACGCCGCCCTTGCAGTCGGCGGCCCCGCGCCCGTACCAGCGGCCCTCCCGCTCGGTCAGCTCGAACGGCGGAGTCGTCCAGGCGTTCTCGTCCAGCGGCGGCTGCACGTCGTAGTGCGCGTACAGCAGGACCGTCTTCGCACCCTCGGGGCCGGGCAGGTAGCCGTACA
This DNA window, taken from Streptomyces sp. NBC_00663, encodes the following:
- a CDS encoding LacI family DNA-binding transcriptional regulator is translated as MPETTRRADRVAATRYGNRPTMKDVAARAGVGLKTVSRVVNSEPGVTPETERRVQEAIDALGFRRNDSARVLRKGRTASIGLVLEDLADPFYGPLSRAVEEVARANGALLINGSSAEDPDREQELVLALCARRVDGLVVIPAGDDHRYLEPELKAGVATVFVDRPAGQIDADVVLSDNFGGARDGVAHLIAHGHRRIGFIGDMPRIHTAAERLRGYRAAMEDAGIPVEEKWMSLGVTDPVRVRRAAEEMLSGPDPVTAVFAGNNRVTVTVVRVLAEQSRRVALVGFDDIELADLLQPGVTVVAQDAAALGRTAAERLFRQLDGTLITPERIELPTRLITRGSGELPPAD
- a CDS encoding serine/threonine-protein kinase; its protein translation is MSSGDDGQTEETGRLLAGRYRVVAQLGRGGMGVVWRAVDEVLGREVAVKELRTYTDADGPELADLRLRMQREARAAARVRHPGVIAVHDVAEVDGRPLIVMELVDGPSLDDVLRDRGTLDAREAAGIGAKVMDALAAAHRAGVLHRDVKPGNILLDRSGRVVLTDFGIATMDDPGDGSATHLTRSGELVGSLDYLAPERAQGADPGPASDVWALGATLYAAVEGSSPFRRTSTFSTLTAIVTEPLPDPTRAGALGPVLQRLLDKRPQGRPEAEEGRELLQAVADSPAGDSPTTRLRGTAVAAPVATEHSVPSVPPGFGPPPAPEAPVVTGPVDVPRPARGRRRVLLVAAAVTVVLASAGVTVALLNDSGDTDTDARSASSATDAEATSAARGRGDAVRTDEPTPTGKGDRKTPTATPSPSRTAADGKPTERATTPAPTRTSGGGAPTSGGGSGDGGTGSGSGSGSGSGETTPAASCVSTGGGKYNCQVWKTADSYTASGTKAGILNAGTNYFYCQQNLGRRETYGEWTNVWWAKTDDDSGNAGVFVSDVYLRGGDNDEPVPGLPVC
- a CDS encoding NPCBM/NEW2 domain-containing protein — encoded protein: MRHLHTRTIRSQVVGALTAALLAAAGLAAPTARAAAPALDDGLALTPPMGFNNWNSTHCRAEFNEAMVKSIADIFVDKGLKDVGYQYVNLDDCWALPDRDADGKLVPDPVRFPNGIKAVADYVHSKGLKFGIYTSAGTKTCNTAGFPGALGHEYSDAQQFADWGVDYLKYDNCNNQGVDAKTRYTTMRDALRATGRSIVYSICEWGENKPWEWASDVGHLWRTTGDISDNWGSMLSILRQNLPLAAHAGPGHWNDPDMLEVGNGGMTDTEYRSHFSLWSIMAAPLLIGSDLRHASDATYEILGNKEVVAVDQDPLGKQGTVVTSEGGRWVVAKQLRDGSRAVALFNESNTAQRVATTAAAVGLPTADAYTLRDLWQHRSYNTAGTIAATVPAHGTVLVRVSADSAWSKHPPAVELGLEGSQLIEAGAPATLTSTVTDLGRTPARQVSVALTGPAGWSARATSATTAAVLPTSRSLRTGWTVTAPAGTPAGSYDLTLKVSYRSPAGVRVATALTVGISVVVPPPSGTSELGDLPWLSALSGWGPVERNTSNGENAAGDGHPITIGGVVYAKGLGVHAQSIVEYYTGKACETVTADVGVDDEKGAAGTVAFEIWADGTKVASTGVLTNAMPAQPLTADVTGAQVVRLVVTDGGDGLDSDHADWADARLSC
- a CDS encoding DUF6986 family protein, with product MGQQEQVATSLAGAVSEEISASLAPVDAELERRYPGDPGTRQPVHTVYVPGNLFAADTLRSWGDQALAALDEHAPDAASFAAVLGLPDDLAEPVHARVRAKLEREPIEDLRVDFEDGYKGSDEDQDAARAARLVADAYKNGTAAPYMGIRMKCMESPVRDRGIRTLDIFLTGLMEAGGLPDGLVLTLPKVTYPEQVTAMVRLLEQFEKARGLTSGRIGFEIQIETSQSILAADGTATVARMIDAAEGRATGLHYGTFDYSACLGVSAAYQASDHPAADHAKAIMQVAAAGTGVRVSDGSTNVLPVGTTENVHEAWKLHYGLTRRALARAYYQGWDMHPGHLPTRYAAVFAFYREGFEAAAKRLAAYANHVDGAVMDEPATAKALAGYLLRGLDCGALDSGEVGRLTGLTLARLQSYAGPRRADLTASAK
- a CDS encoding ROK family protein, whose protein sequence is MHTDLVAALDIGGTKIAGALVDDRGHILVRAQRATPAREDGETVMRAVEEVLGELTVSPLWGRAFALGIGSAGPVDASAGTVSPVNVPGWRDYPLVRRVREATGGLPVELIGDGVAITAAEHWQGAARGHDNALCMVVSTGVGGGLVLGGRLHPGPTGNAGHIGHISVDMDGDPCACGSRGCVERIASGPNIARRAYENGWRPGPDGDTSAAAVAAAAGTGDPIAVASFERAAQALAAGIAATATLVEIDIAVIGGGVGKAGEVLLTPLRKALTDYATLSFVQRLAVVPAQMGTDAGLVGAAAAALAKRADKATDKAAV